The stretch of DNA CCCCATTTACTTTATAACTCATTCCACGGAGTAAAAATAAGACGCAATTGTGATATATTTAAGGATTTGATTGTCAAAGCGTATTGTTTTGCACTGAAATTGTACAGGCCTCAAGTATTTCACTTGGATTGTATGCAAAATAAAATCTTAACTCGATGTCCTCCATTTGGCTCTACTTCCTGAACGTATTTTCCCCAAGATAAACAATCTAGttcatcttttatttatttgggagCTGCAGGCAGCTTGATCCCCCTCCCCAAGGCacgtttacttgggagtaacttGATTCCCTCCGTTTTCATTGGGTCTTGCTTCTAAATAGAcgctataggattgctctgttatcCCCAAATTTCAGTGCTATCCTATAGCACTGAAGTCCCactttcaatggggcttgcacCCATGTAAGCTGGTCTAGACGACTGCAGTCTTGCAGCATGGTTTTACAcatgtctattcaaaagtaaATCTCATTAAGGCCAataaggcttactcccaagtaaatgagtGGAGGActgcccccttccttccttaGCCAATGAATAGGAAGAGAATACCCCAGGCCTTTGCCTGCAGAGGAGGCAAACCAAGTCAGAATCGCTGGTGGTGCCGGTGTCGGGAAGACCCTCGGAGGGATGCGATCAACTTGTTTGAAGCAGGGAGGGTTTTGTCAGTTAACTTTCCTTGCTCTCCTCTGCGCACGCGCACTAACTTTTTACACACGTTTTCTTGACAACAGGAGTCTGAAAAGCacttacttttttggggggggggataaagaatCCCCAACAACCATTTTATTGTGGAATAAGCTTTTGCAGTAGGCTGCATTCCACGATGTCAGATGCATAACGTACAAATCCACGAATATCGgaacatttcatgcatctgaagaaATGGACGGCAGTCCTTGAAAGCTTGCTTCACAATAAATGGGTTAGGTGTCCCGggactttctttctctctctgcggCAGACAGCCCCTCTGGAAACATCTACCTGGGAGTGAACCCCGTCTAATTCCGTGAAACTTAACTTCAAAGTAAGGACGCACAGGACAGAGCTGCAAAGACACGGAAGAATTGACTACGCCACACTAACAAATCTTATTAGCATTCTTCAGCTGGTCTGAAGGCTCCAAAAATCGAGGTAACTCCCGTTTTAACGTCTCCGCCCCAGACAACTACTCTGTTGTGAAGGGGATttgctgtgctggctggaacCACGGGGGACTTATCTGTGAGAATGGGCAACTGCCAGACTCCGTGGGAAGTCGATAGGCAAGGCACAATTGTTGGTTGGGGAAGGGCCGTGACTCAGTGGTatgctctgcatgtagaaggtctcaaGTTCGATCCCCAGAAAGACCCCTGCGTGGAACCCCAGACAACCCTACTAGTCAGTGTGGACACTACTGcactagatagaccagtggtctgactatTTCCTATGTTCACCCGCCCACCTCCTAGGCATCAGGTAGCCAGGAAAATAAACTGTCTCTAATCGTGGAGGTTCAATTTGTCTAGCTATGGCTAGTATCAGGCAGAAAATGCCGTTTTAATGGGTTAGGAAGGCGGTTGAAGAGACACTGCTATGTCTGAGAGCTGGAAATGGGATTTCCACTGAACGGTAGAGAACTTCCTGACTACACCAGCTTGTTCGCTTCGGGAAGTAATGGACTATTCTTCctcagagtttgtttgtttgtttttgtttttttttttaaaaaagcgacgACTAGAAACAGTCACTTTTTATGGATGCTGTTTCAGGGTTTGAGATCTCTTCCAAGTTTATGATCCTATGAGCAAGACGCTTGTCTGAACGTCCCCCAGACTCCGGGATATCTGCGCAGTCTCAGTTCTTGTTGCcttcatcctgggggaaagtcaAATGCAGGGGCACCATTTAGGGAGGGGGCAAGTCCCGTTCTTCAGGTACCAGTGGGTGGCAAATGGGAGAGCAGGCTGGCTCTTCCATCCGCCAGAGGAGCAGCAGGTGCTCCAAAACTTGCTTTCTATTCTCTCCTCAAGCCCTTTTTCTTTTATATCGTGTCTGTTAGCCTGTGTGCCCTTAGCCAGGGACTGTCTCtcacattcatatatatatattcattcatatatatatatatatatatatatatatatatatatatatatatatatatgaaatacgTCAGGTGCTTTGCAAGTGttgattaaaaaaatagattaatTGGCATATGTTTTCAAAGTATCACAGCAAACGGTTCtttactcccccccccgcacGCCAAAGCCAGAGTCCCAAAtttaccccctccccaaaaaatccCCACACACAAACATGAAAAACCACGCACCATTCAGTATCACTGGAGATGATTCTCGTACCAGAATTCCTCCACATTAGGGCAGCGGGTTAAACAAGGCAACTGATGTAGGGTAGTCCTCAGAGCGCAGGACTAAAGCCAGAGAGAGTCCGAGTTCAAATCTTTGATCGTATTGGACCAGTCACCCTATCTTGACCTGATCTGCCCGTCCACGCAAAACTGTAGTTGCAAGGGTTAAAAGAAGGAAGACCAAAAGTGCTAGTCTGAGGCAGTGAAGTGGCATTTTAATAAAAGGAGCCAATGATATTTCAATATTGAGACTGGCCCTCGGGACCAGGGTGGAACTCAAACTCTAAAACACCCCCCCGCAGATAGTAAGACACACTAAGCACGTTGCTTCACAGCACATTGTTCGGTGTTAAGCGCCCAGATCACAGGAAGCCAcagttgtctacactgactggcagtggcaccGTAGGATTTCAGACCTGGaatatctcccagccctacagGGAAGCTGCTGGGAGTTGATCCCAGGGCCTTGTGCGTGCAGAAGAGATGCCCAGCCAGGTAGTTACGGCTCTTTCCTAACCAGTCCTAGCTTACTGGCACCGTCTTCCCGGGTTTCAAACCTAAAGTCTTGTACAACCCAGCTTGAGGTACCTAAGGGCTTccgcatgcagagcagatgctctatctcTAAAACAAACATACATCAGAAATCTGAGGCATTCTGGAgcctgttgtgtgtgtgcatcttttgATAAATATACAATCATTTTCTAAGTATTCCTGTTTTTTTCTGTTCATTCAAGTAAAACGCTAATTAGAAAGACCCCTTAACCAGATGGGCTGGGCCCATCCTTTGAAATAACTAGGCACTGGCAGGCTATTCAAAACAACTACAGAAGCTCAGGCACAACCTGAACCGctaaccacccacccacccgcctccaCGAGAACTCTTATAGAGATCGGTGACTGTTTTCCGTTGACTGCTTCTCATTAGTGGAGTCTTAATGGAAAGCATTTCAGCTCCAGAAGAGTTTATTGACAACTCAATGTGTAGACTGTAATGAAATATTTCGTTGATTTTTCTGGGTCTCCCAGCTACTCCTTCCCTGCTGCGCAGTAACTGCATGCACTCTTTGCCCCTAAAGAAGGAGCCATCCAGACTTCAGGGGAAGCAGCCAGAAAGACTAAAAATCAGCTGCAACTCCTCTGCTCCCTTCCTCTATTTAGTCTATTTATCTATCCAATCCTTGGGGTCGGAGTTGGACATCCATAGTACTTCTAGTAAAATCAAAAACTAAAACATTCTACACTACAAAGAGGAAGGGTAGGGGAAGATCAACGCCAGAGGTTTGTAAGCTACGAAGGTTCCAAAGCTGTGTTTGCAAAGGaaagtagcatagctgccaagttatcccttttttacagggattttcccttatgctgaataggcttcctcgcgagaaaagggaaacttggcagctatggaaagtaGTTACTGCGCAGCAACAAGGAAGACAAGTTGACTGTGGAGGGAAACTGCCTCTTGGTTGCACTGGGTATAGCTTTTTCCTTTCAACAGCATTTTGCGCTATGCGTTCTACtttgtaatatatttttttaaatcgaGACGAATAGTTCCCCAACCCAAGACATATAGAATAAATAACATTTGCCTGTATAAACAGGGGGCGGTGACCTGAGTTGTGCTTAGATCCAGAGACTCACATTCATTTCATGCCTAGATCATCCAAAGCCGTGGAGCGGGGTGAGGTAAAACGTGCGTGTTTTATTTGAACTGGTGTAGTATACACGGACACATCATTTCATTCGTCACGCACTCACACAAACGAATAATACAatctttctattttctttctttaaaaacagtgACATGGAGACCATTTTGCTATTACATAGGCAAAGCGAAacgaaataaaaatatttttttgtttttgttttagaaagtgccAAGTAAAATCTTTGCAGAGGAAGAAGTTGTTTGCTAATAATTAGTTTTGTTAACCACCGTGTTtggttttgaaaagaagaagacataTAAATCAGAATCTTTTACCTTCCTCACACCccgcagaaaacaaaacaatcttTTGGATAGTTGCATTCTagaaacaaaaatgggggggggtttcccaggTGGGGGGCGACAAAAAGCGTGACTTGTTGTATAATAACAAAATCAAAACATCGAAGCAAAGGGGAAGCCTGGAGTCACAATATCtgcacacttccctgggagtaagtcccatcgaACTCAATAcaatttacttctaagtagagaTGCGTAGGATTGCGCTGTGCGTTAGAAACCAAGGAGCTCCTTTTGCCCTTGCGACATTCATATCCCCCCCAGCGCAATTCCACAGGTTTAAAGAGTAATAAAGGCGATATTTAATGATTTGATTGTCAaagcgctgttgttgttgttggttgtacAGTGAAATTATACAGGATTAAATAGTTCAAGTGAAGtcaaatcaaaattttaaatCAAGCTCTCTCCACCATCACCCGGTTTTCCAAATCAGCCTGACAGGCTCCTTTGATATTTgctcttcttttctctcccccccccttttaattattttttttaaaggatgaggTAGGAACAGATGATTTATTGCAAAGAATGCGGTTGGATTTTGCTGTGGGGCAAGGAGAGGATCGGAAGGCTGAAGCATGCGAGGTCTGGGATGGGGTGAAGAGTGCCGGAGAGGTAAGCCAATGGGAGCAAAGatagtagtagtactagtagtagtagtagtaataataataataataataataataatctcatcgAACAGAAGCCAGCAAaaagtattaaaaaacaaacaaacttttggaactcgggaggaaagagggagtgtTTGTTTGCTTTCGGTTTcaagcttccttcctttcccccctccatatCTCGTTTGCTTGAAAATACAGGGATGGAAATGGGATGACAATATGAAGTCCCTTTTTTCgtttaaaaaaagtaaagtaaagtaaaccCACGAAAAAGACTCAACTTTTTCACTCACCAGGAATATGGTACAGTAGCATAGGGGTTTCCCCCCTCACTCCTGTATATATCTATTGAAGTATTTGCATTGTTCTTTTACTTAGTAAACAAAGagtctttattttctctttctttctttctctctcggATGGGGCTGGTTGAGTTGCGTCTGCCTTTCCTTACTCCTCGGCCAagggagttccagtaagtccagcACAGGGTGCACTATAGAGCTCCCTATGCCCGTGGGAGATGTTTTcacccttattttattttattttagattcaCCATTGTCCCTCCGTTTTAGGcgtcctttttgccttctatccccCTCCGCTCACCgctcttccttccctttccccatcctCTCTCCTCAATAAGCGGCGGAGAATTTCATgcgcttctgcttctgcctttgaTTGCAAAACCAGACCCTCACCACGTTCTTCTTCAGGTCCAGCTTCTCGGCGATGGCGGCGATCTTCTCCGACGAAGGCCGCGGCTGGACGGCGAAGTAGGCCTCCAGCGAGCGTTTCTCCGGAGCCGCGATGGAGGTGCGCTTGCGCTTCTTGTCTCCCGTCGAGTATACCTCGGGCTTAGCCATCTTCTCGCGCTGGGCCCGCtccgcctcctccagccaggcTTCCAGGATGGGCTTGAGGGCCACCATGTTGTTGTGCGAGAGGGTGAGCGACTCGAAGCGGCAGATGGTGCTCTGGCTGAGGCATCCGACGCCGGGGATCTTGAGGTTGGCCAACGCGGAGCCCACGTCGGCCTGCGTCACGCCCAGCTTGATGCGCCGCTGCTTGAAGCGCTCGGCGAAGGACTCCAGCTCCCGCGGGTCCGTCTCTGTCTCCGGGCCGGCCAAAACAGTGTGCGACGCCAGGCCGTGGGGCGGGTGGTGGCCCATGCCCATAGGCGGCTGGCCATGCGCTGCGTGGCCCATGGCGTTGAGGGCCGGCAGGTGGGCGTGCGGGTGAGGGTGCGTGGGCGCTGCCCCCACGTCCGGTAGCGGCAGGGCTGAGTTGAGGTGCTCCAGCAGCTCGCCGTCCAGGCCCTGAGCAGgctggtggtgatgatggtgatggtgagcgtGGTGCGAGTGGCCGCTCAGCACCGACGGGTGGTGCAGGTGCACCGACGACGAGGTGGGCGTGCAGGAGACCGAGACGCTGCTCATGGTGTGGTAAGTGGCGTCCGGCTTGAAGGGGTGGCTCTTCTGTGAGACAATGTCCACCGCCGCCAGGGCCTCGGCCCCCCGCAGTAAAGTCTCGTCCAGGCCGGCGAAGAAGTTACTTTGCAGCtgcgagggggtggggagagagatggacAGAGCTCAGAGAGAGGCACGCAACCAGAGAAGGAAAGCAGGCACCTATCCACCACCTCCGACCCTAGCTGGGTCGCCTTGCTTCTGGGATATATCAAATGAACCTTTCCTGCCCCCCTTCTTTCCCGAAAGTATACCGTTTCCTACCTCCACGTGTCTCCCCTCCTCATTTCTGCCACGCAACTTTTGAGAGGAGGACTGGACTTGGGTAAACAGGAAGGGCCGGGACAGTGCCGTAGGATCTCCGCAGAGCcgtcttcttcctctttccagaCTTTGCCCGAGTTATCTTTCGGGCTCACCCATCACCCCAAATGTCCCTcgctctctcctccctcttcctgcaCCCCCGACTTGGAAATTTGATCTGCACCTTCGCATAGGCTACCGTCTAGGGGATCGGAGAGAACCAGTCCAACTGAGTAGGTCACAGGGGTGGAGAAGGGAAGCAAGGAATCCAGGTACCGACATCCTTTCACAGAAATACTAGCTCCCACCAtcactttcctcccccccccacctctatcCCCTTTCCGTAGAACCCGTTCCTTACCTGCggggcaggcaagcaagccctcCGGATGGCCTCGGAGCTGGAGTGGAGGTGGGTGTACTTGGGCTCGTGCAGGATGGGGTGCATGCTGAACGCCTGTTTGCTGTTCATGGACATCATGGTGGTGATTATGGTGTTGGCGGCGTTGGCGAGGAGCAGGAGGAGACCAGCAGGTGACCGCGCCAGCCCGGCTCCCCTTATTGTCTCTGCCGGCGCTCTTGCACTATCAATGACATTATAGAGCCGCCCAGACCACACCCGTCTAGCGGGCCGCCCTCCCATTGGCTGCGGCGGAAGGACTCCGCCCCGCCCACTTCCGAGATCTCCGAGCCTGAAAGGAATTTTATTTGGTTTAGCAGGAGAAGCGCTCACGCTCCTTGTTCGCCTTTTTGCCGCCAGAGCTCCCGGAGGCGGCTTGTCGAAGAAGAAAGAGGGCCAGGGTgctttttatcatcatcatcatcatcacattaaaaacatttttttaaaactgtcacCTGCCCTGGAAATGAGTTATTTCCTTTGGCTGTGGCTGCCTGCCTTTGGGGAGGGacctcctgctcattctgttaaacgggggtggggggagggaagtttTGCACTGACTACCACTATTCTAGCCCCATCTGAATTAAACCTCACGTGCAACAAGCAGCAGAGTTaaggaagcaaaattaaaaaattaaaaaattcaatgtCAGGACATATGGGGAGAGAAATACAAGGATAAgcagttccggggggggggagtcctagaAGCCCCCTCCAAAACAATGTATTTGAAAGTTGTGCTTTGGAATTGCCTCTGCCAGTGAAAATGAGATCTTGATTTCTGTCCTTGATCTCCTTGGTTCTATACCTTATTATAGATAAGTACCTGcgttaggaccaaccaaaatgtctcAACGATGCATTTCCCTGTTGAGGCTTTTGGATTTCCACTCCTGACATAGACTAACATGGGTGTCTTCAATTTTAATATGTTTGCTGCTAGCCTGCTTCTCCTTACTCTCTGTTAGTCTCTCCACTGATGGAGAAAAATGGAGTGACGGTGTGCTGCCAGAGAGCAGATGATAAACTTTGGCTGTCttcacattaccatttactctggctccagcacactcccctcctcccccactggTTTTTTAATCCGTGTACACACGTCACACAGAACTATCCTGTAGTAGTTTCTTGAGCAATGCTGCAGTTCAATGTGCTTTCCCCTGAACCACCTTTTCAGTCCAAAAGGAAAACCACCACATTTCACCACATTTACTTCTCAGTATATATACAGCTGACAGTGCATGTACTGATGACAGCTTTATGAACACGAGTGGTGAGAGGTTGTAGAGGTGCAGAGATCAAACAGGTAGTGCACAATGGGATCATATCATCCCCTCCCTGGCATGTACCACAGtgtgcaaatgtgacttgaaacacAAGTGGCCTTAGAATctattccatgggtaggcaaactaaggcccaggggccgccttctcaatctggcccgccacccacggacagtccaggaatcagcgtgtttttacatgagtagaatgtgtccttttatttaaaatgcatctctgggctatttgtggggcataggaatttgttcaacccccccccaaaaaaaatatagtccagcctcccacaaggtctaagggacagtgggccagccccctgctgaaaaagtttgctgacccctagtctATTCTGACTCTCTTTGCAAGGCTCGTTTGAGTATCAGTAGTCAGAGAATCTGTAAGAGGTTTTTCACATCACCTGCTAATTTCTATCTAcaggtgtcagggattgaaccagagaccttaTGCATGCACAACATGGGCTTAACCACTGAGCTTCAGTCTGTCTCCTGGTAAATAGGAAATATTTTGtaatcacatagaatcatagaactgtatagttggaagagatcccgAGGGTCGTTTactccaacctcttgcaatgcatgagtctcaactaaagtatcaatggcaaatgaccatccaacctctgcttaaaaacctccaaggaaggagagtccaccaccttcccagggagTTTGCtgcgctgttgaacagctcttgccatcagagagttgtttctgatgtttagtcagaatctcctttcttgtaacttgaatccattggtttgagtcctaccctctggagcaggaaaaagcaagcttgttccaccttccatgtgacagccctttagatatctggatattgctatcatatctcttctcagtctcctcttttccaggctaaacacacccagctccctcaaacattcctcaaaaggcttgatttccagatccttgatcatcttggttgccctcctctgcacacattccagtttgttaaaatccttcttaaattgttgcacccagaactggacacagtattccaggtgtggtctgaccaaggcagaatagagtgggactattacttcttgattaggacactatacttctgttggtgcagcctagaatagcattaggtttttttttgttgctgctgcatcagacagttgactcatgttaagcttgtggtctactaaggctcctagattcttttcacatgtactactggcaagccaggtatcCCCAATTTTATGTTTGTGCAGCTGATTCATCCTGTTTAAATGCAGAACCCCACATTTATGCCTATTGAAATtgattttgttagcttgggcccagttctctaacatattaaggtcattttgaattctgattctgtcttctgcagcattagccacccctcccagtttggtgtcatcggAAAATTTGATGAatttcccctcaattccttcatccaagtcatttataaagatgttgaacaacaatgggccgcCCAGGACAGAATCTTGAGGAACCCCACTGGTCACTTTTTCCCAAGATGTTGAGGAACCATtactgagcactctttgggtttggtcagtcaaccagctacaaatcaaCCCAAGAGTAGCCTCATCCAGtctacattttaccagcttccatacaagaataccatgggggactttgtcaaaggcttcactgaaatcaagatacacaatgtgcacagcattcccctgatccaccaagcttgtaactgtaagaaaagaaaagaaaagaaaagaaaagaaaagaaaagatggtgCCATCTAGGGGGCTGCCCCACCTAAAATTCAAGGAGGAGGCTGAGCCCCATCAAAATTCCATGCTTCGGCCAATTAAATGTGTTGTCATGACTCCCATTCCAAGTATGCTGACTGAGGCATGTATGAGTTCAAGGCATGCAATGGTACAGGTCAGGCTTGACATAGGTACATATTGCCATGGACAGGattatgtgggaatgttcagggtggcaggagaggatatattgtttgttaATATCCTttctaacttgcgctagcaagtttctttGCTTAGCAGTCtacattcccctttacacagcagaaaactagttgcaaacttgtgtgagtttcttaagacaatacgcaATTCAATCCGGTTTATCCAgactgaaatgtgttctaatattttcctggtaggaccccttgaatccctcctaaaagaataaagacaccacagtcttattcataagcaataaaaaaaagtttactcacgatcagacagagcacagtgtgatccctgaaggcaggctttttgcttaaagttacaaacttaTACTAACAGGTTTATCCCATAAGGGAGATGACCTGGGGCAGCCAACAGTTCATTTCAGGAAGTTCGCAGGACAAAAACAAGATGGAAtagagagagagtggcagcatgcctcggccttttaccaggtctggaaaggtcatgcccacccactagtcacatgcaaggaaggatgctccaggccaggaggaacaggaagtttcgcctggctggaccaaacattcccttgcatgtccactcttggaaaacaaggaatgttgtacttgactgctctcaatggattacatcccacagataTAATCCCACAGATTAGAGAATTCATGAATGGCACCAGGAGTCCAAGATTTGATGCAAGTGACAAAGATATCTCAACAGATGGATATTGGGACCCAAATACAATTAGAAGCTCCTCGCCCTAGATCAGTCTGCCTGTGTATTAAAATTATCAGAGGATGATTTTAATCATGTTCTACCATTAtgggaaagggacccaggtggcgctgtgggttaaaccactgagcctagggcttgctgatcagaaggtcggcggttcgaatccctgtgatggggtgagctcccgttgcttggtcccagctcctgccaacctagcagttcgaaagcacgtcaaaatgcaagtagataaataggaaccgctacagcgggaaggtaaacggtgtttccatgtgctgctctggtttgccagaagcggctttgtcatgctgcccacctgacctggaagctatacgccggctcccttggccaataatgcgagatgagcgtgcaaccccagagtcggtcacgactggacctaatggtcaggggtccctttacctttacctttaccattatggGAGGTTCATCCAGTTGTGATGAAGTTTGTGTAATGCCCTCCCCCTACACACGAGCAGTCCTACCATTTGGGAGAGTGAGGCAGCCACTTCAGGCATAAGATTTACCAATGGGATTTCCATGGTATGGTGTGGTAGAATGTTGACCCCAGAGGAAACTTGTGTCTGTGGCAATGTCAGAAGGACTATCCTGTAGGTCTACTTATGTatgaaatgcacaataaaaaggctGCTGGGAGGAACGGTTCTTGCCTGACAGCATTCGATTAAGGCTTATTTCATGTGAGTGAGGAGTGTCCAGAGGGAAAGGAGAAGAGGGGCGCCAAAATAGATGCAGCAATGAATGGAGGCCGGTGGTGGGGTGGAGGATCTTCTGCCTGTGGTCAGTGCAGATGTGTTTCTTTTGCCTGCCAGCCCACTGGGTAGGGATGAAGACAGTAAGGTAATGGGGTGCCAGAGGGAGAAATAAGGTAGTACCTCCCATTATTTGTTCTGGCCCTGCCTACTGTCAACATGTGACCCCTGATAAATTGCCATTGAGGGAATGGGCTCTTAGATAAGGGTGGAAAGTCTCCCTCCCTTGCTGTAACCACTAGACAACAGTGAGGAGGAGGCCCATGGTTGAAGTTGTGCACCACTGCCATCATGGCTTGGGGTGGCAAGGGAAGTTTGTAACCTAGTTAGCTTCGAAGAAGGGCTGAGGCCTAACAAGCATATCAGCCTAGCCCCAGGGGCAATAAACCTCAAGACACTGATTATGAGGATACCCATAGATCCTAGGGAGATTAATCAGGTCTGTAAAaacctttattaaaaaaaaaaaacctgacccaCTTTGTACTAAAGGAGAGCTCTTAATTTAAAAAGTGCAATTGCCCACTGAAGGTGCCAGGAGGGAATTCATCAAGGCCAGCTGCCTTTCCCCTCAGCGTTAATCCTGCTTAGGATTTTAAATGGACAACTTGGTGAGTTTCCGGAGCGAACGCGGCTTCTTCCATTAAGAAGCGGGAATCTTTTTAACGGGTCACCCAGGCAGCAAAATACCCCTCTTGCCGCCTCCTACATTAGGAGGAGGGCTGGCATCCCTACCACTCCAACTCTCAGTAGAGAAGGGAGTGTGAGGGAAaagaataaaaggaaaagaaattacaGATGGGGCAAAGTGTGTCTCTACTTTTTAATACTAAATTATTCACCATAAGTAAAATCATGTGTGTCAATTGTGAAAAGAGTCCAATTTGTTTGATTTACATGGCAGGGGGGGTGCCCTCGGGTAGGGGGTGTTTAACTACCTCCTTTAATGCAATTGCCTGTGGCAGCTCACTAAATATTTTATAGGCTGCCTCTGCAAAAAGTGAGGCTGCCTCATCTGATCTGCGCTTGCAGCCCATCCTGTGTATAAAATGGATCTGCTTGGGCAGTCAGAAGAAACCAAACTTACCGGTATTTTAATTGAGTTAAGCAGCACAATAAAACCACCTAGGCAgtccaaaatacaaaacaaaaacccccacCACTAACAAAGTCCTAATATGTCTGGGGGAAAGCAACAGTTTCCCCCTGGAAAAATATATTGACTCCTTGATCCTAATGGTGAACCTAAAGTTTGGAGCTGCAGAGAAATAGAATATAAAATATGTTCTGAAGTCTTGGCGATATACAAAACTTTAATACAGTAACATAAATAAATGGATTAGGTATTGAAAGACATATTAATAACTTGATGGATGTAATTATTTCCCTaaagtatggtgtgtgtgtgtgtgtgtgtgtgtgtgtgtgtgtgtgtgtgtgtgtgtgtccaatccTCCCTAAGTCTGGGAAGCAAATAGCCTTATACCTCAAATGCATTGCAGTCTGACTTCCAACTTGTTAGGCTATCAAAgagctttcttcttcttggctttcGTATCAGTCACTTTCCAAGGGAtgataagaaaaagagaaatcaaTAGATTTCATAGAGGCTCCTGAGTAATGCTGCCTGTCCCTGGGGCTTCCCTGTATGCATGGGTGTTACACAGATTGTGGGGACACTCAAAGTG from Zootoca vivipara chromosome Z, rZooViv1.1, whole genome shotgun sequence encodes:
- the LOC118084087 gene encoding brain-specific homeobox/POU domain protein 3-like gives rise to the protein MMSMNSKQAFSMHPILHEPKYTHLHSSSEAIRRACLPAPQLQSNFFAGLDETLLRGAEALAAVDIVSQKSHPFKPDATYHTMSSVSVSCTPTSSSVHLHHPSVLSGHSHHAHHHHHHHQPAQGLDGELLEHLNSALPLPDVGAAPTHPHPHAHLPALNAMGHAAHGQPPMGMGHHPPHGLASHTVLAGPETETDPRELESFAERFKQRRIKLGVTQADVGSALANLKIPGVGCLSQSTICRFESLTLSHNNMVALKPILEAWLEEAERAQREKMAKPEVYSTGDKKRKRTSIAAPEKRSLEAYFAVQPRPSSEKIAAIAEKLDLKKNVVRVWFCNQRQKQKRMKFSAAY